The window TCACAGCTTTGGAGGTCCGAGATCGGCCTCCGTTTCCATCGTCGGTCTCCGGCCCGCAGACGTGACACATGGGAGTGTCTGGGCCTAGCCAGCTTCTAACTGGCTTTCGGCACGACACGTGACTCACACGGACTGCCGCTTCGGCTTatttctccgtcttcgtcggcgtTTCTTTGCCGCTCTTAATTCTTCCATCGTCCAAAGATCATCGTCGGGGTGGTCGGAACCCCCGACTTCGGCGGCCAAACTCTCCGAGACAGAGTGGTGCTGTGCGTACAGATCGAGCTCCATCACGAATATCTGAGAAACAGACGGAAAACAGGATGGCCTCGTGTCCACCTGCCGACACTCCGCAGCAGTGCCTGGACCTGGCGAAGCGAGGTGCGGAAACGGGGCGACCCGCTTTCGCACAGACGCGCGGCTCGCCGCGGCGTCTGGGAATGCGCCTTTTTGCGCGCAGGAAAAACTCTCAGGTAAGTACACCCCGAGTTGTCCGCGCGAGGGCGCTTCGTCTCACCTGAGCGGTCAGTAGAGCGTCGTAACCCGCCTCGTGCGATCGTCCACACTCCGGCCCGCTGTCGCAGTTGAGTTGCTGAGGCAGTTCAGacaacgcgagaggcgacccacagtcgctttctcgtcggTTAAATGCGGAACCACAGGAAAGCCACCCGCGGCGGAATCTGCAGGcggggaacggagacaccctCTCGCGTCTACTCGCCACATTGGGAAACTGCCATCggcaaaaaagagagcagCCCGAGAGTCAGCCCCGAATCGACAACTGGTGCGCTCCAGTTCCGGATCCCgtggggtgtatgtaccGCGTGTACGGCCCGGGGCCAATATCCGGCCGCTTCTGGCGGCCCAGACGGACTGTCTTGCGCGCCACGCATTCGCCCCCCTCTGGAGAACTCGCTGACCTGGAAAGACAAATCAAAGTCGCTGCGTCGATGGGGCGCGATCTCAAAGAGGCACACGCTTTCGCTGCGGAGCAGGTGATGGCGGAGCGAGACTAGCGAGGTGGTCCtgcgaggcgcatgcagaaaaacagagtgcagaaaaacagaatgcagagaaaaagatgcATCGGGCGAATTTGCCCCATTTGCAGAATCGGCACGACATCGAGACTGAATCCGCGCTCTGCCGCGGCACGGAGTCTCGCCCCTTTATGCCGCCTAACAGGCAACGTCCCTGGCTCCAGACCGCCGACGCACCGCAACCACGAGGAACggagcaaaagagaagaccgtttttctctggacGCTGGCGgcgcaagagaggagacgaacacAGATGCGAAAAGTGGGAATCAAAGGATCTGGTCAAAGTGCATGCCGATGGCGGCGCAGACGCACATCGGCAGTCTAGGAAACAGAACCGCGACAAACCCGGCACTCCCACCCGTCGAGGAAATGCTTTTCCGCTGTGtggctgcggcgcgcctcaTAACCTTAGGATGGTTTTTCCTGGCTGCGCGCGATGAGCAAAGAGGCAGCGGTAGCCTTCGCCCCGGAGAATTACCTCGGATCCCCGATCTTCAGAACGAACGTCTTGCCCTCGTTGGCCATGTGCTTGGTATCATAAATGCCTCCGGTGAAAAGCCTGAAAACACTCAGCGGCTCTGCCACAGTCTGAAACTGCAtgtgcctctcctctcctgcagGCACCCCTGACCCTTACAAAAAGACCTTCGGCACGCCGCAAACTCGGCGTCCGAAATCGCGCGCGTGCGCAAGGACTGGATGCTACACGGTGCACTGCAGCCTCCCGTCCTGCTCTCACGAGCACACACGCACGGCAGACTgtcgcagcgagagaagcaacAAGGCGTTGCTACGAATGCGCCCCCGATCGCGTGAGGCATCCCGTCGAAAGCCGATGCTCACAacccgccttctcccctcccccctccTAAAGAAGAGCTTCCTCCACAAAacggcgcctgcgccgtgTGGCGCTCGAGTGCTTTCATCACCCCTGGAACTGTGGCTCTCTCGGCAACGCACCGTAGCATTTCGCTGCGAAACTCGGCAAGTGTGTCGGGAACCTTTCCGATGAATTTGtcaaacgcatgcaacagGTCGAGATGGCCATTGTGGACGACAAGaggtttctccttctccacgaTGGCCTCGATCAGGCGCTGCAGACCCGACACTTCCAGTCCGCCCGGTGCCCGGGCACAGACGCGAACCGCGTTTTGCTCTGTGCGGGAACTCTCCCGCCGAGGCAGCGTCGAGACAGCTGAACACCGTGGACACACGCGCCCAAATGCGAAACGATTCGTGGACGGCCCTCTTCTTTAGAGCTTgcgagacagacgcgacGGCCCAACGCTGCGCACCGTTCCACAGCGGCGATCTGGAGATAGTCGGCATGCCTCGGAGCCGCTCATACCTCCCGTTCCGAAACGATCGCGTGCACCGGACGAGATACGGAACACCTGTTTTTTGCTCAGACCCCTCGCGTACCAATCCTGTCGCCTTTTTAGGGCGGTCTAGTGTCCAAAATAGCCCTTGCAAATGGAAAGGAACACCATGCCTCACACGTTACGCGCTTGGAGAACGGGCGCCGCGGCTCGGTGCGCTCCTCCGTGGGCGAAAGGCCGCCGCAGAGCCGGTTCCCCCCCTCCCGCTACTCTCCCTCGCGGCACAAAAGTGCGAGAAGCCTCCACGAGTTCGACTTTTTGCCTCGCATACCAGGCTGCTGTCTCACCAGCAGGCAGTGATGCCGCCCTCTCACCTGCGTCTGCATCGCCTGTGGGTTCGCCGTGCCGGCTACGCCCAGCGCCTCCAGGCGGAGCGTCCCCGTCTCCATTCGCAGATCCTTTCGGCTCCCCGGAGAAGTCCCCGTTGCCGGAGCCGGTGTGGCCGCAGTTCACAGCCGCGCTGTGGCTGTGACGCGTGTGGCGTGCACTCCCCACCTGCTCTCGCGTGTGTTGTTGCAGATCTGCGAGGCGAGTGTAGTCGAAGCCTGAGCGAATCCACTCGTTGAAGTCCAAGCCGTTCTGGAGAAGCCACTTGAGAGTCGCCGTATCGACCCCCCCTTGCTTCCGCTGCTGGGGAAATGCGTAGAATGTGTACGGGGCCAACTCCCACTTTGATCCGCTCGCCTCGTCACTGGAAGGCGCCCCGTCGCGCTCTGTCGCGCGGCCGCTCCCGAGGCAGTCGTGCGCCTCTTCAGTCCCTTCGTCTCGCGAGGAGTCGGCGGCCTGTGGAGACGGAGGCCTGACGgctgaagacgaggacagaCCTGGCGGCGGGCCAGCAGAGGCGGGGGGACAGCGACGAGCTGCGCAGATGCCCAGCTGAGGGGCGAGAAAGTACTCGGCGCCTTGGACGCAGCGCTCAAAGtaggaggcgagacagagcggaCGTTTCACGGACGACGACTGCGGGAAGAGACCTGTGAACTCTGGAGCCATGGAAccggaaacaaagagaaccCCGAACGGAGGATCGCACGGCAATGGCAGTCGAGGCAAGGGAGCCTGGAAAGACCTCGCTCGGCAGTGAGAGGCGAGCCCGTAAGggcggaagagcgacgaggcgatTTCTCGGACACTCGACCGCGAGTCACGGGCGCAGTGTTGACTGtgcgcgcagcagctgcgagagcgacgcagaagcgtTCCGAAAAGACTGCAAATTCCACGGTTTAAGAGGATTAGCATGCACGGCGAAATTCGAAGCCTCGACGAGCGCTTTCTTGAACGGGCTCTAGTTTCGTCTGCATCCACCCTGCGGTTTCACCTTTCCACTGAACCTGGCACTTACCCAAATCGATGGCAACAAAATCTGCCTCGGAAATGTCCTTCACCGCCTGGTCCAACAGACGcaccttctccgcctcgctgaGACACCGACGCGAACTCGCCGAGGAACAGTCGCCATTCTCGATGGAGCCTTGGCTGCTGCACGCATCTTCAGAACAGGGAGGGCTCTCAGCCTGTCTCTTATTGCCAGTGCCCATCCCATGGAAAAGTGTAGAGTTCAGCGACTCGCGTCGACGGAAAGAGATTCGGCAAAGGGTTGTTGCCGGAAAAAGCAGTGCGCGAGGCAGAGCAAACAAAAAACGCGTGAGGGCCAAGCCCGAACTGCAGGCGCGTCTACTTTCAAGacgttccctctcttcgcgaggtgtacagacacctggaCTCAGctgtctgcctgtctcgctgcGGCCACGGCAAAGATCAAAGGCGGCGGGTCAGAAGAGAAGTCAGGGAGTTGAGTGGGTGTATTAAACACTGAAGGCTGGCCTGAAATTTCTGCAGCTCCGGTTGCTGGCACCAAGCGAAAAAGCGCGCTGGGCGACCGACGCTTCACCAACGCTGGAGGGCTGACGACAAACACGTCAGCAAATAAAACGCTCCTCGGAAACGGTTAGACAATTGGAAAGGATACACTGTGGACTGAAGCTAGTTGAAGTGACGACTCGACGCGACTGCAATCGACGCGTGATGCAGCGTCGTTTCGCGGGGCTACACACGGTGAACTGGTgagacagaaacggacaCGCGCGGATCTTCTCGCGCGACAAGCAGCAGTGGGAAAACGAAATCCCCAAATAAGATTCACCTCTGAGAGGAATGGCGAAGATAAGGTAGAAGGGCTGCTGTGTCGCGTGAAGACGCATGCAACCAGTCGCtgagtctgcatgcagttcgttGGGCATGACGCCGTCGATGCACACGGCCAGGACGTAGCAGCAAATCCCTCGAATTTATTCCACGGGAACGGACTGAGACATCGTCGGAAGATGCATTCGCTTTGGATAGGGCAACTGCCTGATTTCCTGGTTCTGTGTAGTAGCAGATACTCACACGACAGTGGACCACGTCGTGCGGACGATTTTTTGGGAGGCGGCTCCTCAGATCCTCCGTCTTCCACGTGTGTCCATTTTTGGATAACTAAACCTTGTCCGCGACACTCAGGCAGACCAACACCTCTTCCGCTGAAACGGTGTCGACGCGATGCCAAGTTACGCATCCTGATCTTCATCCTCTGTAAGGGAACCCGCGCGGCCGTGTGCCGGCGGCGTGTCCCGGCGCCACCATTTCGCGTGGAGGGATTTTTCCATGAGCTATTTCGTTCCACATGGAAGCTACGGGCGCAGTTTGACGTCGAAAAGTAGTCTGTACGGGTCCGTTTCGAAGCGCGCAACTTCACACGTGCACGATGAATAGGGGAAATGGACATCTGTATGCATCGGGACGAAACTACATCCCGGGGGAccgagtgtctcttttttcctttgtGGTGGCCAGGTTTGTGTACGAGGGGATTCGTGCGGGTATTTGATgacagagggaggcggagaggcagaggcgagacgcttTCTTTTATGTAGGATTCACAGCCTTGTGCGTTGGCTGTCGGGGAACGGGAGTTTCGCGCAGACATGGAACAGAAGTGAACAGAAAGTTGAACGCGCAAGGTTGAAAGCACGGCAAAATACAGACTGGCATCTCTGGTGCTGCCTTGCTTAACGCATTCGATTGCGCGGCATTCACGGGAACTCGAGTGCGGAGAAGCGCGCCCTCAAGCTCCTTCCGGATTTGAAAAGCCTGCGGTTTTGACGGCAGCCCGTCGCACAGCGGGGAATCCAGGGGAATGGACGATGCTAGAACTGAAACGGTTTTAACAGGAGCCAAGAAAACCCGTGTCCAGTGAAAATTCGTCTCTCACTGATCGCAGCGCACCTGGAAATGCCCACAGCTACGCTGGGACCGCCAGTTGGCTGCTGACCGCACTCTACTAGCGGGCACGTACCGGGGAGCgggcggtctctctctcttttttttctctctctctgtctctctgtaaCTATATGCAGATACTGGGTTGCGAAGAGATCGTCTGCAGATATGGGGTTGCGAAGAGATCGTCTGAGTCGGTGCTGCATTTCTTCCCTACGGGTGCCGTGCAGGCGCGGTTGCTGGGGAAACGGAACCGAAAGTGGTGCGGAGCGCGTGAGTCTGTGTTAGTCTCATAGATGCCCAGGTACTTtctcggagacagagcgccaCAGTGGTAGACTAGGTACGGCGAACCCGAACAGCAGAGCGCCCCGTGACTAGAGGCCTGCGAGTTGCTTCACGAAccaggagaggccgaggagcgAAGACTCGCAGCTAACTAGGAACCGAAAGGCGATCGGACACACCGGGAAGTTACCTGATCGGGTTGCCCCTCGGTTCGACTGAAATACGCGCAGTGAAGATTTTCGGAGACAAGACTTGGCGGGACGACTTCGTTTCCTGTCACAACGCGCTGCTGAGCGAACCCCGAGGCATAGTCTGCCTCAAGAATATCGCGTCTGCTTCCACGCAGGCAGAATTCGCAGGGTCGGGCGTCGCGCGCCATCAAACTTATCCCCTGAGCAGCATTCGAGGCACGCTTACCGAGACACAAACCGGAGGATGAAAAGCGACGGTGTGCCTCCACAAAAAGACGCTATGCGAAAATCGTAGCAAGGCCGAAGGACTTTGCAAACGCGAGCGGGGATTTTTCCTCGGAGGTTTCCTACAA of the Neospora caninum Liverpool complete genome, chromosome XII genome contains:
- a CDS encoding putative CAF1 family ribonuclease domain containing protein, yielding MGTGNKRQAESPPCSEDACSSQGSIENGDCSSASSRRCLSEAEKVRLLDQAVKDISEADFVAIDLEFTGLFPQSSSVKRPLCLASYFERCVQGAEYFLAPQLGICAARRCPPASAGPPPGLSSSSAVRPPSPQAADSSRDEGTEEAHDCLGSGRATERDGAPSSDEASGSKWELAPYTFYAFPQQRKQGGVDTATLKWLLQNGLDFNEWIRSGFDYTRLADLQQHTREQVGSARHTRHSHSAAVNCGHTGSGNGDFSGEPKGSANGDGDAPPGGAGRSRHGEPTGDADAAVSTLPRRESSRTEQNAVRVCARAPGGLEVSGLQRLIEAIVEKEKPLVVHNGHLDLLHAFDKFIGKVPDTLAEFRSEMLRLFTGGIYDTKHMANEGKTFVLKIGDPRTTSLVSLRHHLLRSESVCLFEIAPHRRSDFDLSFQQLNCDSGPECGRSHEAGYDALLTAQIFVMELDLYAQHHSVSESLAAEVGGSDHPDDDLWTMEELRAAKKRRRRRRNKPKRQSVPVDWNTHRWYAPFRNRVGVAGVRPGYIDLAEAWEDEKPAPTMAET